A genome region from Arachidicoccus soli includes the following:
- a CDS encoding alpha/beta hydrolase-fold protein produces the protein MKIKNVIFFLLMINILSAKAQHKIVLQLKIPNNIPTKTSNFFIAGDFNGWHTSDKDFQFKESKKGVYTLTLSLKKGDYQYKIVRGDWENAEVDKNGNSINNRKLIVLKDAKVIVPIANWADNFQPVLKKSTAATNVHFMDTAFVIPQLKRTRRVWIYLPQNYFETDKNYPVIYMQDGQNVFDEATSFSGEWGVDEYLNSLPEDEQCIVVAVDNGGALRMNEYNPYNNRRFGKGEGSIYAAFLAETLKPFVDEHYRTLAGARYSAVAGSSMGGLISFYTALYYPQSFGLAGVFSPSFWIAPKLKAEVRKNGRYLNESAFYFYGGGAEPDSMVANIYAMRQILQSASSVKTNVDVIKNGIHNEKFWRSDFPKFYQWCLQLWK, from the coding sequence ATGAAAATTAAAAATGTCATATTTTTTTTATTGATGATAAATATCCTTTCTGCAAAAGCACAACACAAAATAGTGTTGCAACTAAAAATACCTAATAATATTCCTACGAAAACCAGTAATTTTTTTATCGCGGGTGATTTTAATGGATGGCATACCTCAGATAAAGATTTTCAGTTTAAAGAAAGCAAAAAGGGCGTTTATACACTTACGCTTTCTTTAAAAAAAGGCGATTATCAATATAAAATTGTGAGAGGAGATTGGGAAAACGCTGAAGTGGATAAAAATGGCAATAGCATCAACAATCGAAAATTAATCGTTTTGAAAGATGCAAAAGTAATTGTTCCAATAGCCAATTGGGCTGATAATTTTCAGCCTGTTTTAAAGAAAAGTACGGCCGCAACCAATGTTCATTTTATGGATACGGCATTTGTTATTCCGCAATTAAAAAGAACAAGGCGTGTATGGATTTATTTACCTCAAAATTATTTCGAGACAGATAAAAATTACCCAGTTATTTACATGCAAGACGGGCAAAATGTTTTTGATGAAGCCACCTCTTTTTCTGGTGAATGGGGCGTAGATGAATATCTTAATTCTTTGCCGGAAGATGAGCAATGTATTGTTGTTGCCGTTGATAATGGCGGCGCCTTGCGTATGAATGAATATAATCCATACAATAACAGAAGATTTGGAAAAGGTGAGGGGAGTATCTATGCTGCTTTTTTGGCGGAGACCCTAAAGCCTTTTGTGGACGAGCACTATAGGACATTGGCCGGTGCAAGATATTCTGCAGTTGCCGGTAGCTCTATGGGCGGACTTATATCTTTCTATACCGCCTTATATTATCCACAATCATTTGGTTTGGCAGGTGTTTTTTCTCCCTCTTTTTGGATTGCACCTAAATTGAAAGCTGAAGTACGGAAAAATGGGAGGTATTTAAACGAAAGCGCTTTTTATTTTTATGGTGGAGGCGCAGAGCCCGATAGCATGGTGGCAAATATATATGCTATGCGCCAGATTCTGCAAAGTGCCTCTTCGGTAAAAACAAATGTTGATGTTATTAAGAATGGCATTCATAATGAGAAGTTTTGGCGCTCCGATTTCCCTAAGTTTTATCAATGGTGTTTACAATTGTGGAAGTAA
- a CDS encoding UbiX family flavin prenyltransferase, whose amino-acid sequence MKNKIAVAITGASGSIYAKILLEKLIELKGQWEELSVVMSNNAKDVWLTELGNEDFKNYQVKYFDKHDFTAPFASGSAQYNVLIVVPCSMGTLGRIASGVSDDLVTRAADVILKERRKLILAVRDTPYNLIHIRNMETVTLTGGIICPLSPSFYNRPTTIEEVAGTVVNRIIDLAGLQQNSFRWGN is encoded by the coding sequence ATGAAAAATAAAATAGCAGTGGCCATTACTGGTGCAAGTGGGTCGATATATGCTAAAATTTTGTTGGAGAAATTAATTGAATTAAAAGGTCAATGGGAAGAGCTTTCTGTTGTGATGAGCAATAATGCGAAAGACGTATGGTTAACGGAATTAGGTAACGAAGATTTTAAGAATTATCAGGTAAAATATTTTGATAAGCATGATTTTACCGCTCCTTTTGCTTCTGGATCCGCCCAATATAATGTATTAATAGTGGTGCCTTGTAGTATGGGAACTTTAGGCCGTATTGCGTCAGGTGTGAGCGACGATTTGGTAACCCGGGCTGCTGATGTGATTTTAAAAGAAAGAAGAAAGTTGATTTTAGCTGTACGCGATACCCCCTATAATTTAATTCATATAAGGAATATGGAAACAGTCACCTTAACTGGTGGAATTATTTGCCCTTTATCTCCCTCATTTTATAACAGACCAACTACGATTGAAGAGGTAGCCGGAACTGTTGTTAATCGTATTATTGATCTCGCCGGATTGCAGCAAAATAGTTTCCGATGGGGCAATTAA